A section of the Kribbella voronezhensis genome encodes:
- the pdxS gene encoding pyridoxal 5'-phosphate synthase lyase subunit PdxS yields MSSDQEDVVTETQNSPQTGTAKVKRGMAEMLKGGVIMDVVTAEQAKIAEDAGAVAVMALERVPADIRAQGGVSRMSDPDMIDSIISAVSIPVMAKARIGHFVEAQVLQSLGVDYIDESEVLTPADYANHIDKWNFTVPFVCGATNLGEALRRITEGAAMIRSKGEAGTGDVSNATTHMRQIRQELRKLQNLPEDELYVAAKELQAPYELVKEVAQAGKLPVVLFTAGGIATPADAAMMMQLGAEGVFVGSGIFKSGNPAQRAEAIVKATTFYDDPDVLAKVSRGLGEAMVGINVDEIPQPHRLAERGW; encoded by the coding sequence GTGTCCAGCGACCAGGAGGATGTAGTGACCGAGACCCAGAACAGCCCGCAGACCGGTACCGCGAAGGTGAAGCGCGGGATGGCCGAGATGCTCAAGGGCGGCGTGATCATGGACGTGGTCACCGCCGAGCAGGCGAAGATCGCCGAGGACGCCGGTGCCGTCGCGGTGATGGCGCTCGAGCGGGTCCCGGCCGACATCCGCGCCCAGGGCGGCGTCTCCCGGATGAGCGACCCCGACATGATCGACTCGATCATCAGCGCGGTCTCGATCCCGGTGATGGCCAAGGCCCGGATCGGTCACTTCGTCGAGGCGCAGGTGTTGCAGAGCCTCGGCGTCGACTACATCGACGAGTCCGAGGTGCTCACCCCGGCCGACTACGCCAACCACATCGACAAGTGGAACTTCACCGTTCCGTTCGTCTGCGGCGCGACCAACCTGGGCGAGGCGCTGCGCCGGATCACCGAGGGCGCGGCGATGATCCGCTCCAAGGGCGAGGCCGGCACCGGTGACGTCTCCAACGCGACCACCCACATGCGCCAGATCCGCCAGGAGCTCCGCAAGCTGCAGAACCTGCCGGAGGACGAGCTGTACGTCGCCGCCAAGGAGTTGCAGGCGCCGTACGAGCTGGTCAAGGAGGTCGCCCAGGCGGGCAAGCTCCCGGTGGTGCTGTTCACCGCCGGCGGGATCGCGACCCCGGCCGACGCCGCGATGATGATGCAGCTCGGCGCCGAGGGCGTGTTCGTCGGCTCCGGCATCTTCAAGTCGGGCAACCCGGCCCAGCGCGCCGAGGCGATCGTCAAGGCCACGACCTTCTACGACGACCCGGACGTGCTCGCGAAGGTCTCCCGCGGCCTGGGCGAGGCCATGGTCGGCATCAACGTCGATGAGATCCCCCAGCCCCACCGCCTCGCCGAGCGCGGCTGGTGA
- a CDS encoding DUF6891 domain-containing protein produces MTGGAAAGLDERTGRELRGLARVLVRSGYADRAAVTAALTEAVTEDAPSADPATLVPELIDEALQAVREDAKGWPGETDVDRLDVVLGELEALGVVVVRYCADHHEARKALEAAADPKGLVFFTDTDVWHAVDFGMLELKVWHPDTANVAPGEPLLDDVLALLHERDLPAVFDEGRIEVSLDWHRRVRL; encoded by the coding sequence ATGACGGGTGGCGCGGCGGCAGGGTTGGACGAGCGGACCGGACGGGAGCTGCGCGGGCTCGCCCGCGTGCTGGTCCGGTCGGGCTACGCCGACCGTGCCGCCGTCACCGCCGCCCTCACCGAGGCGGTGACGGAGGATGCGCCCAGCGCGGACCCGGCGACGCTGGTTCCGGAGCTGATCGACGAGGCTCTCCAGGCCGTGCGTGAGGACGCGAAGGGCTGGCCTGGTGAGACGGACGTCGACCGGCTGGACGTGGTACTGGGTGAGTTGGAGGCGCTGGGGGTCGTGGTGGTGCGGTACTGCGCCGATCACCACGAGGCGCGGAAGGCGCTGGAGGCAGCGGCGGATCCGAAGGGTCTGGTGTTCTTCACCGACACCGATGTCTGGCACGCGGTCGACTTCGGGATGCTGGAGTTGAAGGTCTGGCACCCGGACACGGCCAATGTCGCACCCGGCGAGCCGCTGCTGGACGACGTACTGGCTCTGCTTCATGAACGTGACCTCCCCGCGGTCTTCGACGAGGGCCGCATCGAGGTCTCCCTGGACTGGCATCGGAGGGTTCGGCTGTGA
- the pdxT gene encoding pyridoxal 5'-phosphate synthase glutaminase subunit PdxT: MTVIGVFALQGNVREHLAMLAQVGVEARPVRRPSELAEVDGLVLPGGESTTMDKLARSFELFEPLQKRIADGMPTFGTCAGMIMLANEITGGIEGQETLGGLDVTVRRNAFGRQVDSFEADLKFAAFDSPYHAVFIRAPWVERVGRDVEVLSTVRSGPAEGRIVAVRHDRLLATSFHPEMTGDARLHGYFADLVRDL, translated from the coding sequence GTGACGGTGATCGGCGTGTTCGCCCTGCAGGGCAATGTCCGCGAGCATCTCGCGATGCTGGCGCAGGTCGGCGTCGAGGCACGCCCGGTACGCCGGCCGTCGGAGCTGGCCGAGGTCGACGGGCTCGTGCTGCCCGGCGGCGAGTCGACCACGATGGACAAGCTTGCCCGCTCGTTCGAGTTGTTCGAGCCGCTGCAGAAGCGGATCGCGGACGGGATGCCGACGTTCGGGACCTGCGCCGGGATGATCATGCTGGCGAACGAGATCACCGGCGGGATCGAGGGCCAGGAGACGCTCGGCGGACTCGACGTGACCGTACGGCGGAACGCCTTCGGGCGGCAGGTGGACTCGTTCGAGGCCGACCTGAAGTTCGCGGCTTTCGACTCGCCGTACCACGCGGTGTTCATCCGGGCACCGTGGGTGGAACGGGTCGGTAGGGACGTCGAAGTACTCTCGACGGTGAGGTCGGGCCCCGCCGAAGGTAGGATCGTCGCGGTTCGCCACGATCGGCTGCTGGCCACGTCGTTCCACCCCGAGATGACGGGTGACGCCCGGCTGCACGGATACTTCGCCGATCTGGTGCGCGACCTCTAA
- a CDS encoding YebC/PmpR family DNA-binding transcriptional regulator encodes MSGHSKWATTKHKKAVIDSRRAKLFAKLIKNIEVAARTGGGDLAGNPTLYDAVQKAKKSSVPNDNIDRAVKRGSGAEAGGADWQSITYEGYGPNGVAMLIECLTDNRNRAAADVRTAMTRNGGSLADPNSVAYLFNRKGVIVLAKEQDGKKFTEDDVMEAVLEAGADEVNDLGESFEVISEASDLVKVRTALQEAGIDYESADASFVPSMTVELDAEGAGKIFRLIDALEDSDDVQNVYANFDISDEVMEQVG; translated from the coding sequence ATGTCAGGCCACTCCAAATGGGCCACCACCAAGCACAAGAAAGCGGTCATCGACTCGAGGCGCGCCAAGCTCTTCGCGAAGCTGATCAAGAACATCGAGGTGGCCGCCCGGACCGGCGGCGGTGATCTGGCCGGCAACCCGACCCTGTACGACGCGGTCCAGAAGGCGAAGAAGTCGTCGGTCCCGAACGACAACATCGACCGCGCGGTCAAGCGTGGCTCCGGCGCCGAGGCCGGTGGCGCGGACTGGCAGTCGATTACGTACGAGGGCTACGGGCCGAACGGCGTCGCGATGCTGATCGAGTGCCTGACCGACAACCGGAACCGGGCCGCGGCCGACGTCCGGACCGCGATGACCCGCAACGGCGGCTCGCTCGCGGACCCGAACAGCGTCGCGTACCTGTTCAACCGCAAGGGCGTCATCGTGCTCGCCAAGGAGCAGGACGGCAAGAAGTTCACCGAGGACGACGTGATGGAGGCCGTCCTGGAGGCCGGCGCCGACGAAGTGAACGACCTCGGCGAGTCCTTCGAGGTGATCAGCGAGGCCTCGGACCTGGTCAAGGTCCGGACCGCGCTGCAGGAGGCCGGGATCGACTACGAGTCGGCCGACGCGTCGTTCGTGCCGTCGATGACGGTCGAGCTGGACGCCGAGGGCGCCGGCAAGATCTTCCGGCTGATCGACGCGCTCGAGGACAGCGACGACGTGCAGAACGTCTACGCCAACTTCGACATCTCCGACGAGGTCATGGAGCAGGTCGGCTGA
- a CDS encoding rhamnogalacturonan acetylesterase yields MTPRIVAGALALCAGLTFTQPAAAGGLGPAPHPDPALLSHCSGVQPITCTFDVPPGHYDVTVMLGDRHEAARTEVYAEARRLMVASTETGAGELVRRTFTVNVRSPEGQQNGFGGPGTPGLTLTFSGSAPKVSGIGLASAASATPRLFVAGDSTVTDQETPPYTGWGQRLPKWFRHGLSVVNHSGSGESSVSFLAEPAMWAGLQPQLRPGDVVLVQFGHNDKQTTAEQFRANLTEIVRGVRASGASPVLVTPIVRRWFTGSTLNSTGLIVNGLGVDLPAEMRSVAATEAVPLIDLTARSRAVVEGLGPEQAKALYLTREKRDDTHTPEYGATVYADLVAVGLRELGLVGDRYWAD; encoded by the coding sequence ATGACCCCGCGCATCGTCGCCGGCGCACTGGCCCTCTGCGCCGGCCTGACCTTCACGCAGCCAGCGGCGGCCGGCGGTCTCGGCCCGGCGCCGCATCCCGACCCCGCGTTGCTCTCGCACTGCAGCGGCGTACAGCCGATCACGTGCACCTTCGACGTACCGCCTGGTCACTACGACGTGACGGTGATGCTCGGCGACCGGCACGAGGCTGCTCGGACCGAGGTGTACGCCGAGGCGCGCCGGCTGATGGTTGCCTCGACCGAGACGGGGGCAGGCGAGCTGGTACGGCGTACGTTCACCGTGAACGTCAGGTCACCCGAGGGACAGCAGAACGGCTTCGGCGGCCCCGGTACGCCGGGGCTCACGCTGACCTTCTCCGGGTCGGCGCCGAAGGTCAGCGGGATCGGTCTGGCGTCGGCTGCTTCGGCGACGCCCCGGTTGTTCGTGGCCGGCGACTCGACCGTGACCGACCAGGAGACACCGCCGTACACCGGGTGGGGTCAGCGCCTTCCGAAGTGGTTCCGGCATGGACTGTCGGTCGTCAACCACTCCGGCTCGGGTGAGAGCTCGGTGTCGTTCCTGGCCGAGCCGGCGATGTGGGCTGGTCTGCAGCCTCAGTTGCGACCGGGCGACGTCGTACTGGTCCAGTTCGGCCACAACGACAAGCAGACGACCGCCGAACAGTTCCGGGCCAATCTGACCGAGATCGTGCGGGGCGTGCGTGCGAGTGGGGCGTCGCCGGTGCTGGTGACGCCGATCGTCCGGCGCTGGTTCACCGGGAGCACGCTCAACTCGACCGGGCTGATCGTCAACGGACTGGGCGTGGACCTGCCTGCGGAGATGCGGTCGGTCGCGGCGACCGAGGCCGTGCCGCTGATCGATCTGACGGCCCGGAGCCGAGCAGTGGTGGAGGGGCTCGGTCCTGAGCAGGCCAAGGCGCTCTACCTCACCCGCGAGAAGCGGGACGACACGCACACGCCGGAGTACGGCGCTACCGTCTATGCCGACCTGGTCGCCGTCGGACTCCGCGAGCTCGGGCTGGTGGGCGACCGCTACTGGGCGGACTGA
- a CDS encoding exo-rhamnogalacturonan lyase family protein, with the protein MEITRRQILATLAAAPVASLIDLPTAAARPAAVPAVNLTWLEGRPASAAVTTWGTPWPKGAVRAEQTFSLTAADGSAVPVQSWPTAYWPDGTLKWSAHAIAASNPAHSYTLAPGTAAVPATAVTVKDEKSYLDVDTGVIKARIRKSGSELISQLWRDGVEIARKGTLVNLKQDKIAEDEQGSVSRERFESSVESVVVEQSGPVRAVVRITGKHTTTNTKGKAWLPFTVRLYFYAGAENVRMMHTFVYDRDGQHDYIAGLGVRFRVPLRDASYDRHIRFAGESGGALSEAVKGITGLRRDPGAAVRAAQIAGTKLPDPATWDQRVTTRLQYIPEWGDYTLSQLSADGFTVKKRTKKGYGWIAVDQGKRAPGLGYVGGVSGGLAFGLRDFWQRHPTQLDIRDAHTAEAEVTVWLWSPDAGAMDTRFYHDDMGEDTYPEQLEGLNITYEDYEPGFGTPYGIARTSELTFWALAATPTAERLSSMADQVRTPPQLVNPVDQLVSTKVFGGLVTPVDRSHPAKKAIEDHLDFLFDYYRGQVEQRHWYGFWDYGDIMHTFDEDRLVWRYDVGGYAWDNSELSPDLWLWYSFLRSGRADIFRFAEAMTRHTGEVDVYHLGQWAGLGTRHGVQHWADSAKQQRISTAIYRRFYYYLTADERTGDLLSELVDSDRTFLVLDPLRKIRTEPYTPDPHALSIGLGTDWSGLAAAWLTEWERHGPKAELAKTKLLATMETIGAMPNGLVTGSGLYDLDTGRFAPVTEKTVNVSHLSAMFGQVEICAELLDLVELPAFEKAWLQYCRLYNATREEQTAECGAYFPNLILRQGHARLTAYAAARLNRDDLAARAWKEFYTGDGYAPTLPWSAQPVTKTLNPTQAATWVSTNTTALYGLAAIQTLALVGDQIVNP; encoded by the coding sequence ATGGAGATCACCCGTCGACAAATCCTAGCCACCTTGGCTGCCGCCCCGGTGGCCTCCCTGATCGACCTGCCCACCGCGGCCGCGCGGCCGGCCGCAGTACCGGCGGTGAACCTGACGTGGCTCGAAGGCCGGCCGGCGAGCGCGGCCGTGACGACGTGGGGCACGCCTTGGCCTAAGGGAGCGGTACGTGCGGAGCAGACGTTCTCGCTCACCGCGGCGGACGGCAGCGCAGTACCGGTGCAGAGCTGGCCGACGGCGTACTGGCCGGACGGCACGCTGAAGTGGAGCGCACACGCCATTGCCGCGTCGAACCCTGCTCACTCCTACACACTGGCGCCCGGTACTGCGGCCGTACCCGCCACGGCTGTGACGGTGAAGGACGAGAAGAGCTACCTCGACGTCGACACAGGGGTGATCAAGGCTCGCATCCGCAAGAGCGGCTCGGAGCTGATCAGCCAGCTCTGGCGGGACGGGGTCGAGATCGCGCGCAAGGGCACCCTGGTCAACCTCAAGCAGGACAAGATCGCCGAGGACGAGCAGGGCAGCGTCAGCCGGGAGCGGTTCGAGAGCTCCGTCGAGAGCGTGGTCGTCGAGCAGTCCGGTCCGGTTCGCGCCGTCGTACGGATCACCGGCAAGCACACGACCACCAACACCAAGGGAAAGGCGTGGCTGCCGTTCACGGTCCGGCTGTACTTCTACGCGGGCGCTGAGAACGTCCGGATGATGCACACGTTCGTGTACGACCGCGATGGTCAGCACGACTACATCGCCGGGCTCGGTGTGCGGTTCCGGGTGCCGCTGCGCGACGCGTCGTACGACCGGCACATCCGCTTCGCCGGTGAGTCGGGTGGCGCGTTGAGCGAAGCGGTGAAGGGCATCACGGGGCTGCGTCGCGATCCGGGGGCTGCTGTCCGGGCTGCACAGATCGCCGGGACCAAGCTGCCCGATCCGGCTACCTGGGACCAGCGGGTGACGACGCGGCTGCAGTACATCCCAGAATGGGGCGACTACACGCTGAGCCAGCTGTCGGCCGACGGCTTCACCGTGAAGAAGCGGACGAAGAAGGGGTACGGCTGGATCGCGGTCGACCAGGGCAAACGCGCGCCCGGTCTCGGTTACGTGGGCGGGGTCAGTGGTGGCCTGGCGTTCGGGTTGCGCGACTTCTGGCAGCGGCATCCGACCCAGCTCGACATCCGCGACGCGCACACCGCCGAAGCCGAGGTGACGGTGTGGCTCTGGTCGCCCGACGCCGGGGCGATGGACACGCGGTTCTACCACGACGACATGGGCGAGGACACCTATCCGGAGCAGCTCGAGGGCCTCAACATCACCTACGAGGACTACGAGCCGGGCTTCGGTACGCCGTACGGGATCGCCAGGACCAGCGAGTTGACGTTCTGGGCGCTGGCCGCGACGCCGACGGCCGAGCGGCTCAGCTCGATGGCCGACCAGGTGCGGACTCCGCCGCAGCTGGTGAACCCGGTGGACCAACTGGTGTCGACGAAGGTGTTCGGTGGCCTCGTCACGCCGGTCGACCGCTCGCACCCGGCGAAGAAGGCGATCGAGGACCACCTGGACTTCCTGTTCGACTACTACCGCGGCCAGGTGGAGCAGCGGCACTGGTACGGGTTCTGGGACTACGGCGACATCATGCACACGTTCGACGAGGACCGGCTGGTCTGGCGGTACGACGTGGGCGGCTACGCGTGGGACAACTCGGAGCTGTCACCGGATCTGTGGCTCTGGTACTCGTTCCTGCGGTCCGGCCGGGCCGACATCTTCCGCTTCGCCGAGGCGATGACGCGACACACTGGTGAGGTCGACGTCTACCACCTCGGCCAGTGGGCCGGCCTGGGGACGCGGCACGGCGTACAGCACTGGGCGGACAGCGCCAAACAACAGCGGATCAGTACTGCGATCTACCGGCGGTTCTACTACTACCTCACGGCCGACGAACGCACCGGTGATCTACTGTCCGAACTGGTCGACTCCGACCGGACCTTCCTGGTACTGGACCCGCTCCGCAAGATCCGCACCGAGCCGTACACACCGGACCCGCATGCCTTGTCGATCGGGCTCGGCACCGACTGGAGTGGACTGGCGGCCGCCTGGCTGACCGAGTGGGAACGCCACGGGCCGAAGGCCGAACTGGCGAAGACCAAGTTGCTGGCGACGATGGAGACCATCGGTGCCATGCCCAACGGCCTCGTGACGGGTAGCGGCCTGTACGACCTGGACACCGGGCGGTTCGCGCCGGTCACCGAGAAGACGGTCAACGTCTCGCACCTGAGCGCGATGTTCGGCCAGGTGGAGATCTGCGCCGAACTACTCGACCTGGTGGAGCTGCCGGCGTTCGAGAAGGCCTGGCTGCAGTACTGCCGGCTCTACAACGCCACCCGCGAGGAGCAGACGGCCGAGTGCGGCGCGTACTTCCCCAACCTCATCCTGCGGCAGGGCCACGCGCGACTCACCGCCTACGCGGCGGCACGACTCAACCGGGACGACCTCGCCGCTCGTGCCTGGAAGGAGTTCTACACCGGCGACGGCTATGCACCGACGCTGCCGTGGAGCGCGCAGCCCGTCACCAAGACGCTCAACCCGACACAGGCCGCCACGTGGGTCTCTACCAACACCACAGCGCTCTACGGCCTTGCTGCGATCCAGACCTTGGCCCTGGTCGGCGACCAGATCGTGAACCCATGA